One window of the Wenzhouxiangella sp. XN24 genome contains the following:
- a CDS encoding complex I NDUFA9 subunit family protein has product MSQGIISVFGGTGFLGDNIARALVTSGYPVRIVARHPARPGWARENHEIELEKADIRDEAGVERAVAGAAAVVNAVSLYVESGGRDTFEAMHVQGARQLARAARDGGASRFVLVSGIGSDKQSPSHYIRARAQGEEVVREAFPGATIVRPSVIFGRGDAFLSALVRVTRAPVVPLFGHGETRLQPVWVRDVARAVAAIIRGRGGDEEVFELGGTIYRYRKVVEMVLEALGRRRLLLPVPFALWRGGATLLQPLPNPPLTRDQALMMQWDNVVNGTRGTFQDLGLAPSSLRERIGEILAPR; this is encoded by the coding sequence ATGAGCCAGGGAATCATCAGTGTCTTCGGCGGCACGGGCTTTCTGGGCGACAACATCGCCCGGGCGCTGGTGACGTCGGGCTACCCTGTCCGGATCGTGGCGCGGCACCCGGCACGCCCCGGCTGGGCGCGGGAAAACCACGAGATCGAGCTGGAAAAGGCCGATATCCGTGACGAAGCCGGTGTCGAGCGCGCCGTGGCGGGTGCTGCGGCCGTGGTCAACGCGGTCAGCCTGTACGTGGAGTCCGGCGGCCGGGACACTTTCGAGGCGATGCATGTCCAGGGCGCCCGGCAGCTGGCCCGTGCGGCCCGTGACGGCGGGGCCAGCCGTTTCGTGCTGGTCTCCGGGATCGGGTCCGACAAGCAGTCACCGTCGCACTACATCCGTGCCCGCGCCCAGGGCGAGGAGGTCGTGCGTGAAGCGTTCCCCGGTGCGACGATCGTCCGCCCGAGCGTCATTTTCGGGCGTGGCGACGCATTCCTGTCCGCGCTGGTGCGCGTCACCCGTGCTCCCGTCGTGCCGTTGTTCGGCCATGGGGAAACCCGCCTCCAGCCCGTGTGGGTGCGCGATGTGGCCAGGGCCGTGGCGGCGATCATCCGCGGGCGTGGCGGGGATGAAGAAGTGTTCGAGCTGGGCGGCACGATCTATCGCTACCGCAAGGTGGTGGAGATGGTGCTCGAGGCGCTGGGCCGGCGCCGCCTGCTGCTGCCCGTGCCCTTCGCCTTGTGGCGCGGCGGGGCGACTTTGCTGCAGCCGCTGCCCAACCCGCCGCTGACGCGCGACCAGGCGCTCATGATGCAGTGGGACAACGTGGTCAACGGCACGCGAGGCACATTCCAGGATCTCGGCCTGGCGCCCAGTTCGTTGCGCGAACGAATCGGGGAAATCCTCGCGCCCCGTTGA
- a CDS encoding chemotaxis protein CheW, which yields MAEEQELLHCLLVPLVGRRLIVPRACVAEVIGLGRFRLREQEPEWLLGDVAWTDRVVPLVSFEAACGDAVPDIGGRSRALILRSLTGKLGRGGLALLCQGLPQLVRVSEEVLRLEEDAEQDEDSPVLCRVTVMNETPLVPDLEKLETRVADILEHEAG from the coding sequence ATGGCTGAGGAACAGGAACTCTTGCACTGCCTGCTGGTGCCGCTGGTGGGACGGCGGCTCATCGTGCCGCGGGCCTGCGTCGCGGAAGTCATCGGTCTCGGCCGTTTCCGCCTTCGGGAGCAGGAGCCCGAGTGGTTGCTGGGGGATGTCGCGTGGACCGATCGCGTGGTGCCGCTGGTGTCGTTCGAGGCGGCCTGCGGCGATGCGGTGCCGGACATCGGCGGGCGCAGCCGGGCGCTGATCCTGCGCAGCCTCACCGGGAAGCTCGGTCGCGGCGGCCTGGCGTTGCTGTGCCAGGGCCTGCCGCAGCTCGTGCGGGTCAGCGAGGAAGTGTTGCGCCTCGAGGAAGACGCGGAGCAGGACGAGGATTCGCCGGTGCTCTGTCGCGTCACGGTGATGAACGAGACGCCGCTGGTGCCGGATCTCGAGAAGCTGGAGACCCGGGTCGCGGACATCCTGGAGCACGAGGCCGGCTGA
- a CDS encoding cyclopropane-fatty-acyl-phospholipid synthase family protein, translating to MRRESTRPGRPPPRDLQQTSPAAKVAPAASGSRPATLAERALLQRLHQLAGGPPVRLRLWDGFAVGAPAARFTLVLNDRRALYELLRHPNIGFGELYSRGRLEVHGDLTELLVELYRHIGRMRGAWPGWLTALWRDPPRNGAGLGDARHNIHRHYDLGNAFYRRWLDTAAMQYTCAYFETRELSLEQAQLAKLEHVCRKLRLQPGQQVIEAGCGWGGLARYMAKHYGVHVRAWNISREQVAWAREQAAREGLEDRVEYVEDDYRNIEGRCDAFVSVGMLEHVGPANYGALAEAIERTLAPGGLGLIHTIGRNRPAPVNAWIEKRIFPGTHVPSITELMRLFEEGGFSVLDVENLRLHYAETLRHWQARYLAARDAVRADYDDEFARAWTLYLAGARAAFIAGTLQLFQVVFAPGESNRVPATRRDLYASAAVPLDA from the coding sequence ATGCGACGCGAAAGTACCCGGCCCGGGCGGCCCCCGCCACGAGATCTGCAGCAGACATCACCCGCAGCGAAGGTCGCCCCGGCCGCATCGGGCAGCCGGCCCGCGACGCTGGCGGAGCGTGCCTTGCTGCAGCGCCTGCACCAGCTTGCCGGCGGGCCGCCGGTCCGGCTGCGCCTCTGGGACGGATTCGCGGTCGGCGCTCCGGCCGCGCGCTTCACGCTGGTGCTGAACGACCGCCGCGCGCTGTACGAATTGCTGCGCCACCCGAACATCGGCTTCGGCGAGCTGTACAGCCGCGGACGGCTCGAGGTGCACGGCGACCTGACCGAGTTGCTCGTCGAACTCTACCGGCACATCGGCCGGATGCGCGGCGCGTGGCCCGGCTGGCTCACCGCCCTGTGGCGCGACCCGCCGCGCAACGGTGCCGGACTCGGTGATGCCCGTCACAACATCCACCGCCACTACGACCTCGGCAACGCGTTCTACCGGCGGTGGCTGGACACCGCGGCCATGCAATACACCTGCGCGTATTTCGAGACCCGCGAGCTCAGTCTCGAGCAGGCCCAGCTCGCCAAGCTCGAGCACGTGTGCCGCAAGCTGCGCCTCCAGCCGGGCCAGCAGGTGATCGAGGCGGGCTGCGGCTGGGGTGGCCTCGCGCGCTACATGGCGAAGCATTACGGCGTGCATGTGCGGGCCTGGAACATCTCGCGCGAGCAGGTCGCCTGGGCCCGCGAGCAGGCGGCGCGCGAAGGCCTCGAGGATCGCGTCGAATACGTCGAGGACGACTACCGCAACATCGAAGGGCGCTGCGACGCCTTCGTCTCGGTCGGCATGCTCGAACATGTCGGCCCGGCGAACTACGGTGCATTGGCCGAGGCCATCGAGCGCACCCTCGCGCCCGGCGGGCTGGGACTGATTCACACGATCGGCCGCAATCGCCCCGCGCCCGTCAACGCCTGGATCGAGAAACGCATCTTCCCCGGCACCCACGTGCCGTCGATCACCGAGCTGATGCGCCTGTTCGAAGAGGGCGGATTCTCCGTGCTCGACGTCGAGAACCTGCGGCTGCACTACGCCGAGACCCTGCGGCACTGGCAGGCGCGCTACCTTGCTGCGCGCGACGCCGTGCGTGCCGACTACGACGACGAGTTCGCCCGCGCCTGGACGCTCTACCTGGCGGGCGCGCGTGCGGCCTTCATCGCCGGCACGCTGCAGCTGTTCCAGGTGGTGTTCGCGCCCGGCGAGAGCAACCGGGTGCCGGCCACGCGGCGGGACCTGTATGCCTCGGCCGCGGTCCCGCTGGATGCGTGA
- a CDS encoding MBL fold metallo-hydrolase, with product MIFKQFYEESLGHASYFIGAEDTGEALVLDVRRDVDGYFDTAQRHGMRLAYAADTHQHNDYLSGICELPARGEVQLLAGGRAELAYPVRYMDDGERLQMGEVEIEVLHTPGHTPEHISLLVFDRARGHEPALLLSGGALLVDDIARPDLLGGEAAAREGAREFCHTLQEKILRLPDHVQVYPTHVAGSLCGGSIGSMLSTTIGYERRMNRQLAQLADAEGFVANCLDLGDLPTVPPYWRRMRRQNMEGPPLLGMLAAPPALQPEAFERLGREDGYYILDCRSPEAFSAHIPRALNVSSGSSFPTWAGTVLPDGARTLLVVEHPEELPELYWQLLRIGYDMPSGWLAGGMKAWRTHGRDIAGLPQWTIFELCRVMARDGELFVLDVRQPAEWSAGHVPGATHISGGEVPDRLDEIPRGPQIAVICGSGYRSSVIASLLQRRGYESVVNVLGGMTGWESAGLETEAA from the coding sequence ATGATTTTCAAGCAATTCTACGAAGAGAGCCTGGGTCATGCCTCGTACTTCATCGGCGCCGAGGACACCGGCGAGGCACTGGTGCTGGATGTGCGCCGGGACGTCGACGGCTACTTCGATACCGCGCAACGCCACGGCATGCGCCTCGCGTATGCAGCCGACACCCACCAGCACAACGACTACCTGTCAGGGATCTGCGAACTCCCCGCCCGGGGCGAGGTGCAATTGCTCGCCGGCGGGCGCGCCGAGCTCGCCTACCCGGTGCGCTACATGGACGACGGCGAGCGCCTGCAGATGGGCGAGGTCGAGATCGAGGTGCTGCACACGCCGGGCCACACGCCGGAGCACATCTCACTCCTGGTGTTCGACCGCGCGCGCGGACACGAACCGGCGCTGTTGCTGTCGGGCGGCGCATTGCTGGTGGACGACATCGCGCGGCCGGACCTGCTCGGCGGCGAGGCGGCTGCACGCGAAGGGGCACGGGAATTCTGTCACACGCTGCAGGAGAAGATCCTGCGCCTTCCCGATCACGTGCAGGTCTACCCGACGCACGTCGCCGGCTCCCTGTGCGGCGGCAGCATCGGCAGCATGCTTTCCACGACCATCGGCTACGAGCGGCGCATGAACCGCCAGCTCGCGCAGCTGGCCGATGCCGAGGGCTTCGTCGCCAACTGCCTGGACCTCGGCGATTTGCCCACCGTGCCGCCCTACTGGCGCCGCATGCGCCGGCAGAACATGGAGGGGCCGCCGCTGCTCGGCATGCTGGCGGCCCCGCCCGCGCTGCAGCCTGAAGCATTCGAGCGGCTGGGTCGCGAGGACGGCTACTACATCCTCGACTGCCGCTCGCCCGAGGCCTTCTCCGCGCACATTCCGCGCGCGTTGAACGTGTCCTCCGGTTCCTCCTTCCCCACTTGGGCCGGCACCGTGCTGCCCGACGGGGCGCGCACCCTCCTGGTGGTGGAGCACCCGGAGGAATTGCCGGAACTCTACTGGCAACTGCTGCGCATCGGTTACGACATGCCCAGCGGCTGGCTGGCCGGCGGCATGAAGGCATGGCGCACGCACGGGCGTGACATCGCGGGGCTGCCCCAGTGGACGATCTTCGAATTGTGCCGGGTGATGGCCCGCGATGGCGAGCTGTTCGTGCTCGACGTGCGCCAGCCCGCGGAATGGTCGGCCGGCCACGTGCCGGGGGCCACGCACATCAGTGGCGGCGAGGTGCCGGACCGCCTCGACGAGATCCCGCGAGGCCCGCAGATCGCCGTCATCTGCGGCAGCGGCTATCGGTCCTCGGTCATCGCCAGCCTGTTGCAACGGCGCGGCTACGAAAGCGTGGTCAACGTGCTGGGAGGCATGACGGGATGGGAGAGCGCCGGCCTCGAGACCGAGGCGGCCTGA
- a CDS encoding Hpt domain-containing protein, whose translation MTSQASPQLLWVTGELAGTLRDARIALEEYAEHPEQSDAMQRCAEMLHQAHGALRIAEVYGASLLADEMEQLALHLQRAASSGQSPDEGLDALSRAIVQLPPYLDRVVTGGRDIPLVLLPLLNDLRAARGSPLLSENTLLLLNLPSDRQLLARGARPQPSGEDIVALARRLRPRYQAALLSWIRGERPDSSLAVIADVSSAFEKAAAETSVYQLWWVLGGVIEGLRQGGLTASAAIKRLLGQVDRQIRRLVDEGESGLASAPPVELLNSLLFYVARSTTRGSRVNAIRNTFSLGDLLPDQDDLAEARDSLGGPSVQLMRTVADAIREDLGKVKDSLDLFARTGKVPADGLDAQLEMLAKIGDTLGVLGLGDVRDDVQTEANRLHGLLDRDREEAEEELLAVAAALLRVEDRLDERLMRLVIEEPGGGEPPPEDDDRNELQGVTEALLRECLFNMARVRDAISERLAGPIDPQTADAVPGLLRAVTAALLILEHPRAVHVVERITTYVRRMLQPGAEDMRREALDRLADAIVSLEYFMETIRAGRKDPVFMLENAEACLDALPVLEGHIPEYEPVDTPPGDTVTLEETGAGPAPAPEEAAAEDEPELPPQPETPPQPVPPAVPEAPVYEGEERPDPELLELFIEEAHELDESINMYFPRWVADGGAGELGTVRRNFHTLKGSGRMVGAKLIGEYAWSVERLMNAMLEQRVERSEPLVRFLERIVAFVPMLIEQLESGRPPDVDVQPWILQANAFAENRPDAAETAAALLEGREAVAAEPEPELEAEPTPEPEHEAEAGTAPEVEPETAAETEPETEVEAETEAEPEAAPELEPEFEPQPEQEPEPEPEQAHEQAHEQEPAAEEPEPEEAEPEEAAAEPEETTPAPAPPQLPAEPPPEPEPPVPAGPDMDPVLRDIFTREASGHLEDLREFIAGCALRTAPYAVTEAAHRASHTLAGSANMAGVAPAVVVARPLNEYLRRLYDDHVGLPETGLALVQRAVDTIATVVDAVESDRDPGAPDYGLAAEIRGLHEDYQVRADAGATITLPEYDEAGAFDPEILELFCEEATELLDEAQGAMSEWRTRPSATEPLRALQRYLHTIKGSARLAGVRTIGDFSHDLENLFESLAEGSRSTTPGLVELVQQCLDGLHSMRDIAAEGRMPDPPEALRARLAAALAGEPIPEHVPPVEEMPVEEAPVEELPVEELPVEELPVEEAPVEEAPVEEEPPTITLYVPPAEYPHEEVSIQPPEPAAEPEPEPEPEPEPEPEPEPEPEPELEPEPAPQPPVPELPPMPAEMPALGTAPVARQELARVDAELLESLLNNAGEVGIYRSRLEEQLGAVQFNLEELSATVIRLRDQLRKMDIETETQIIHRHQGDMDGRGDFDPLELDRYSMIQQLSRALGETASDVGSIQQLIGERIRDAESLIVQQSRAVSELQDGLMRTRLVPFNRHAQRLSRLVRQVASEYGRRAELQVVGGTAELDRQIMDRMLGPLEHLLRNAIIHGLEPPEERLAAGKAESGRVTVSVRREGAEVVVEVADDGRGLDVAAIHRKALAMGLVRHDEAFGEAEAAEVILKPGFSTAQQLTQGAGRGVGTDVVASEVRQLGGSLEVYSKPGQGAVFEIRLPFTRAITQALVLRAGEEWYALPLPAVEGVVRVHASELPRYLGPHSIPFGYGEDEYHFEHIGSLVEGYASPPPETGSVPAILVRSGDRPTALLTDEMLGAREIVVKPLGPQLAGIRGIAGATVLGDGKIVLILDIAALIRARARAPELVAPGPKAPKDDERVFVMVVDDSITVRRVTERLLERNGMRVITAKDGVDAVSLLQDNRPDIMLLDIEMPRMDGYEVASHVRNDPRLRDIPIVMITSRVGDKHRNRAMEIGVDHYLGKPYQESDLLAAISSLVQPKQRNSAPPESADDEDEYDDG comes from the coding sequence GTGACCTCCCAGGCGTCCCCGCAGCTGCTCTGGGTCACCGGCGAACTCGCCGGGACGCTGCGCGATGCGCGCATCGCGCTGGAGGAGTACGCCGAGCACCCCGAACAGTCGGACGCCATGCAGCGTTGCGCAGAGATGCTGCACCAGGCGCATGGCGCGCTGCGCATCGCAGAGGTCTACGGCGCCTCGCTGCTGGCCGACGAGATGGAACAGCTGGCCCTGCACCTGCAACGCGCCGCCAGTTCCGGCCAGTCTCCCGACGAGGGCCTCGACGCGTTGTCGCGGGCCATCGTGCAGCTGCCGCCGTACCTCGATCGCGTCGTCACGGGCGGCCGCGACATCCCGCTCGTGTTGTTGCCGTTGCTCAACGACCTGCGTGCAGCGCGCGGCTCGCCGCTGCTCTCCGAAAACACGCTGCTGCTGCTGAACCTGCCGTCCGACCGCCAGTTGCTCGCGCGGGGCGCCCGCCCGCAGCCGAGCGGCGAGGATATCGTCGCCCTCGCGCGCCGCCTGCGGCCCCGTTACCAGGCGGCATTGCTGTCGTGGATCCGCGGCGAACGGCCCGACAGCAGCCTCGCCGTGATCGCCGACGTGTCGTCCGCCTTCGAGAAAGCCGCAGCCGAGACCTCGGTCTACCAGCTGTGGTGGGTGCTGGGGGGCGTGATCGAGGGGCTGCGCCAGGGCGGGCTCACCGCGAGCGCCGCGATCAAGCGCCTCCTCGGCCAGGTGGATCGCCAGATCCGCCGCCTCGTCGACGAGGGCGAATCGGGCCTCGCGTCGGCGCCGCCCGTCGAGCTGCTCAACAGCCTGCTGTTCTACGTGGCGCGCTCGACCACCCGCGGCAGCCGCGTCAACGCCATCCGCAACACCTTCAGCCTCGGCGACCTGTTGCCCGACCAGGACGACCTGGCCGAGGCGCGCGACAGCCTCGGCGGCCCGAGCGTGCAGCTGATGCGCACCGTGGCCGACGCCATCCGCGAGGACCTCGGCAAGGTCAAGGACTCGCTCGACCTGTTCGCCCGCACCGGCAAGGTGCCGGCCGACGGGCTCGACGCGCAGCTCGAGATGCTGGCCAAGATCGGCGACACGCTCGGTGTGCTGGGGCTCGGCGACGTGCGCGACGACGTGCAGACCGAAGCGAACCGGCTGCATGGCCTGCTCGACCGCGATCGCGAGGAGGCCGAGGAAGAGCTGCTCGCAGTGGCCGCGGCGTTGCTGCGCGTCGAGGATCGCCTCGACGAGCGGCTGATGCGCCTGGTCATCGAGGAACCCGGCGGGGGCGAACCGCCCCCCGAGGACGACGACCGCAACGAACTGCAGGGCGTCACGGAGGCGCTGCTGCGCGAATGCCTGTTCAACATGGCGCGGGTGCGCGACGCGATCAGCGAGCGCCTCGCGGGCCCGATCGATCCGCAGACCGCCGATGCCGTCCCCGGGCTGCTCAGGGCCGTCACGGCCGCATTGCTGATTCTCGAGCACCCCCGTGCGGTCCACGTGGTGGAGCGCATCACGACCTACGTCAGGAGAATGCTGCAGCCGGGCGCGGAGGACATGCGGCGCGAAGCGCTCGACCGGCTCGCCGACGCGATCGTCAGCCTCGAATACTTCATGGAGACCATCCGCGCGGGCCGCAAGGATCCCGTGTTCATGCTGGAGAACGCCGAGGCCTGCCTCGACGCGCTGCCCGTGCTGGAGGGGCATATCCCGGAGTACGAGCCGGTGGACACGCCGCCGGGCGACACCGTCACCCTGGAGGAAACCGGTGCAGGGCCTGCGCCGGCGCCGGAGGAAGCGGCCGCCGAGGACGAGCCCGAGCTGCCGCCGCAGCCGGAGACTCCCCCGCAGCCCGTGCCGCCGGCCGTGCCGGAGGCGCCTGTCTACGAAGGCGAGGAGCGCCCGGACCCCGAACTGCTCGAGCTGTTCATCGAGGAGGCGCACGAACTCGACGAGTCGATCAACATGTACTTCCCGCGCTGGGTCGCCGACGGCGGTGCGGGCGAGCTCGGCACGGTGCGCCGGAATTTCCACACGCTCAAGGGCAGCGGCCGGATGGTGGGTGCGAAGCTGATCGGCGAATACGCCTGGTCGGTCGAACGGCTCATGAACGCCATGCTCGAACAGCGGGTCGAGCGCAGCGAACCGCTGGTCCGCTTCCTGGAGCGCATCGTCGCGTTCGTGCCGATGCTCATCGAGCAGCTCGAGAGCGGCCGTCCGCCCGACGTCGATGTGCAACCCTGGATCCTGCAGGCCAACGCCTTCGCCGAGAACCGTCCGGACGCCGCCGAAACCGCCGCGGCCCTGCTCGAGGGCCGCGAGGCCGTCGCGGCCGAGCCGGAGCCGGAACTCGAGGCGGAGCCGACGCCGGAACCGGAGCACGAGGCAGAAGCCGGAACTGCGCCCGAGGTCGAGCCCGAGACGGCGGCCGAGACCGAGCCGGAGACTGAAGTCGAGGCGGAGACTGAAGCCGAGCCGGAGGCGGCACCGGAACTCGAACCGGAATTCGAGCCCCAGCCCGAGCAAGAGCCCGAGCCGGAACCCGAGCAAGCGCACGAACAAGCGCACGAGCAAGAGCCCGCGGCCGAAGAGCCGGAGCCCGAAGAGGCCGAGCCCGAAGAGGCCGCGGCCGAACCGGAGGAGACAACGCCGGCGCCGGCACCGCCGCAGCTGCCGGCAGAACCCCCGCCCGAACCCGAGCCGCCGGTACCCGCCGGGCCCGACATGGACCCGGTGCTGCGCGATATTTTCACGCGGGAAGCCAGCGGCCACCTCGAGGACCTGCGCGAGTTCATCGCGGGCTGCGCCTTGCGCACCGCCCCGTACGCCGTGACCGAGGCGGCGCACCGCGCCTCGCATACCCTCGCAGGCAGCGCCAACATGGCGGGTGTCGCTCCCGCCGTCGTTGTCGCGCGTCCCCTGAACGAATACCTGCGGCGCCTCTACGACGATCACGTCGGTCTTCCGGAGACGGGCCTCGCGCTCGTGCAACGCGCCGTCGATACGATCGCCACCGTCGTGGACGCCGTCGAGAGCGACCGGGATCCGGGCGCGCCCGACTACGGCTTGGCCGCCGAGATTCGCGGCTTGCACGAGGACTACCAGGTGCGCGCCGATGCCGGCGCGACGATCACCTTGCCCGAATACGACGAGGCCGGCGCCTTCGATCCGGAGATTCTCGAGCTGTTCTGCGAGGAAGCGACCGAACTGCTCGACGAGGCCCAGGGTGCCATGTCGGAGTGGCGCACGCGCCCGTCCGCCACCGAACCGCTGCGCGCGCTGCAGCGCTACCTGCACACCATCAAGGGCAGCGCCCGCCTCGCCGGCGTGCGCACGATCGGCGATTTCAGCCACGACCTCGAGAACCTGTTCGAGTCGCTGGCCGAAGGCAGTCGCAGCACGACCCCGGGACTGGTGGAACTCGTGCAGCAATGCCTGGACGGCCTCCACAGCATGCGCGACATCGCCGCCGAGGGCCGCATGCCGGATCCACCCGAAGCGCTGCGCGCACGCCTCGCAGCTGCGCTCGCCGGCGAACCGATCCCGGAACATGTGCCGCCCGTCGAGGAAATGCCCGTCGAAGAGGCCCCCGTCGAGGAATTACCCGTCGAGGAATTACCCGTCGAGGAATTACCCGTCGAGGAAGCGCCCGTCGAGGAAGCGCCCGTCGAGGAAGAGCCCCCGACCATCACCCTGTATGTTCCGCCGGCCGAGTACCCGCATGAAGAGGTCTCGATCCAGCCGCCGGAGCCAGCGGCCGAGCCGGAGCCTGAGCCCGAACCCGAGCCCGAGCCCGAGCCCGAGCCCGAGCCCGAGCCCGAACCCGAACTCGAACCTGAGCCGGCGCCACAGCCGCCCGTTCCCGAGCTGCCGCCGATGCCCGCCGAGATGCCGGCGCTCGGGACCGCACCTGTCGCGCGCCAGGAACTTGCACGTGTCGATGCCGAGCTGCTGGAGTCGTTACTCAACAACGCGGGCGAGGTCGGCATCTACCGCTCGCGCCTCGAGGAGCAGCTCGGTGCGGTCCAGTTCAACCTCGAGGAGCTCTCGGCCACGGTGATCCGGTTGCGCGACCAGCTGCGCAAGATGGACATCGAGACCGAGACGCAGATCATCCATCGCCACCAGGGCGACATGGACGGGCGCGGCGACTTCGATCCGCTCGAACTCGACCGCTACTCCATGATCCAGCAGCTGTCGCGCGCGCTCGGCGAAACCGCCAGTGACGTGGGCAGCATCCAGCAGTTGATCGGCGAGCGCATCCGCGACGCCGAGAGCCTGATCGTGCAGCAGTCGCGCGCGGTGAGCGAGCTGCAGGACGGCCTGATGCGCACGCGCCTCGTGCCGTTCAACCGTCATGCCCAGCGCCTGTCGCGCCTCGTGAGGCAGGTGGCTTCGGAGTACGGTCGGCGCGCCGAGCTGCAGGTGGTCGGCGGGACCGCCGAGCTCGATCGCCAGATCATGGACCGGATGCTCGGGCCGCTGGAGCACCTGTTGCGCAACGCCATCATCCACGGCCTCGAGCCGCCGGAAGAACGACTCGCCGCCGGCAAGGCGGAATCCGGGCGTGTGACCGTCAGCGTGCGCCGCGAAGGCGCCGAGGTGGTGGTCGAGGTGGCCGACGACGGGCGCGGGCTCGACGTCGCCGCGATCCATCGCAAGGCGCTGGCCATGGGCCTGGTGCGCCACGACGAGGCGTTCGGCGAGGCCGAGGCGGCCGAGGTGATCCTCAAGCCGGGCTTCAGCACCGCGCAGCAATTGACCCAGGGCGCCGGGCGCGGCGTCGGCACCGACGTGGTGGCCAGCGAGGTGCGCCAGCTGGGCGGCTCGCTCGAGGTCTACAGCAAGCCGGGGCAGGGCGCCGTGTTCGAGATCCGGCTGCCGTTCACCCGCGCGATCACCCAGGCGCTCGTGCTGCGCGCCGGCGAGGAGTGGTATGCGCTGCCGCTGCCGGCCGTCGAGGGCGTGGTGCGCGTGCATGCCAGCGAACTGCCGCGTTACCTCGGGCCGCACTCGATCCCCTTCGGTTACGGCGAGGACGAGTACCACTTCGAGCACATCGGCTCGCTGGTCGAGGGTTACGCCTCGCCGCCGCCGGAAACCGGCTCGGTGCCCGCGATCCTGGTGCGCAGCGGCGATCGGCCGACGGCCTTGCTCACCGACGAGATGCTGGGGGCGCGTGAAATCGTCGTGAAGCCCCTCGGGCCGCAGCTTGCGGGCATCCGGGGGATCGCCGGCGCCACGGTGCTGGGCGACGGCAAGATCGTGCTGATCCTCGACATCGCGGCGCTGATCCGGGCGCGGGCGCGCGCGCCGGAGCTCGTGGCGCCCGGCCCGAAGGCGCCCAAGGACGACGAGCGCGTCTTCGTCATGGTGGTGGACGATTCCATCACGGTGCGGCGTGTCACCGAGCGCCTGCTCGAGCGCAACGGCATGCGCGTCATCACGGCGAAAGACGGCGTGGACGCGGTCTCGCTGCTGCAGGACAACCGGCCCGACATCATGCTGCTCGATATCGAGATGCCGCGCATGGACGGCTACGAGGTCGCCAGCCACGTGCGCAACGACCCGCGGCTGCGCGACATCCCCATCGTGATGATCACCTCGCGCGTCGGCGACAAGCATCGCAATCGCGCCATGGAGATCGGCGTGGATCATTATCTCGGCAAGCCGTACCAGGAAAGCGACCTGCTGGCAGCGATCAGCAGCCTGGTGCAGCCGAAGCAGCGCAACAGTGCGCCGCCCGAGTCAGCCGACGACGAGGACGAGTACGACGATGGCTGA